In Pseudorasbora parva isolate DD20220531a chromosome 20, ASM2467924v1, whole genome shotgun sequence, a single window of DNA contains:
- the LOC137049704 gene encoding zinc finger protein 501-like gives MEFIKEESEEMKIEETFRVKQEDTIKETFRVKQEDTEEQTKMAFIKEESEDMKIEETSSVKQEDTEEQTKMEESEDMKIEETFRVKQEDPKEKTDLMLLKEESQELNEMEEKNRDYITGEKSVSCSQTEKSSAQKRAQKTETLNLHRRIKSKEVCFLCKCGMTFLDIQQFKRHIINNSREKPFKCQQCERSFRFNKYLKTHMRVHTGERPFTCQQCEKSFCHKVSLKTHMLLHTGEKPFSCNLCGKSFSQQASLAYHILVHNGEKRFICSHCKKRFSTRISLKTHMRIHTGEKPFTCTQCEMSFTYKESFDIHLKSHTGEDPFTCKQCGKNFAQKGSLKTHMRSHTGEKPF, from the exons ATGGAGTtcattaaagaggagagtgaagaaatgaagattgaagaaacattcagAGTGAAACAAGAAGACACGATTAAAGAAACATTCAGGGTGAAACAAGAAGATACTGAGGAACAAACAAAAATGGCATTCATTAAAGAGGAAAGTGAAGACatgaagattgaagaaacatCTAGTGTGAAACAAGAAGATACTGAGGAACAAACAAAGATGGAGGAAAGTGAAGACatgaagattgaagaaacattcagAGTGAAACAAGAAGATCCCAAGGAAAAAACAG ACTTGATGCTGCTGAAAGAAGAGAGTCAAGAACTGAATGAAATGGAAGAGAAAAATCGTGATTACATAACTGGAGAAAAATCTGTTAGTTGTTCACAGACTGAAAAGAGTTCAGCACAAAAAAGAGCTCAAAAGACAGAAACCCTTAATCTCCATAGGAGAATTAAATCAAAAGAGGTCTGTTTTTTATGTAAGTGTGGAATGACTTTTCTGGACATACAGCAATTTAAAAGGCATATAATAAATAACTCCAGAGAGAAGCCTTTCAAATGCCAGCAGTGTGAAAGAAGTTTCCGATTCAATAAATACCTAAAGactcacatgagagttcacactggagagaggcCTTTCACATGCCAACAATGTGAAAAGAGTTTCTGTCATAAAGTAAGTCTCAAGACTCACATGCTgcttcacactggagagaagcctttctcCTGCAACCTGTGTGGGAAGAGCTTCTCACAACAAGCAAGTCTTGCATATCACATACTTGTTCACAATGGAGAGAAGCGTTTCATATGCTCTCATTGTAAAAAGCGTTTCAGTACTAGAATAAGCCTCAAGactcacatgagaattcacactggagagaagcctttcacctgcACCCAGTGTGAAATGAGTTTCACATATAAAGAATCCTTTGATATCCACCTGAAAAGTCACACTGGAGAGGACCCTTTTACCTGCAAACAATGTGGGAAGAACTTTGCACAAAAAGGAAGTCTTAAGACTCATATGAGAagtcacactggagaaaagccGTTCTAA
- the LOC137049715 gene encoding zinc finger and SCAN domain-containing protein 29-like, with product MALEGFQRTSEQCRTKSKKLRSDYRKVKDHNSQSGVHRKKWKWFDMMDAIYGHRPASLGREGGIDTATSLLESMMESVVEDPSCQEETEGLDEMLSTSESSSAPASVRTSTPTPAENIAPSPSSEPRRITIGKRKRGQQDVVAALVEMQAADERQQEWLERMEDRSDRRFEMMLEDAREARRHEAEITQQHMEQSASFNQAFLGTLSQLVQVLSSRRDPVPPSSH from the exons ATGGCTCTCGAGGGGTTTCAGCGGACGTCCGAGCAGTGCCGCACTAAAAGTAAGAAACTGCGGAGTGACTACCGTAAGGTGAAAGACCACAACAGCCAGAGTGGTGTTCACAGAAAGAAATGGAAGTGGTTCGATATGATGGATGCCATCTACGGACACAGACCAGCAAGTTTGGGAAGAGAAGGAGGCATCGATACGGCCACCTCGTTGCTGGAGTCGATGATGGAGTCTGTCG TTGAAGATCCTAGCTGTCAGGAGGAAACAGAGGGACTTGATGAGATGTTGTCCACCTCTGAGAGCTCAAGTGCGCCTGCCAGTGTCAGGACATCAACACCGACACCAGCAGAAAACATTGCTCCATCTCCTTCGAGTGAACCCCGGCGTATAACCATCG GCAAGAGGAAAAGGGGGCAACAGGATGTTGTTGCGGCCCTGGTCGAGATGCAGGCAGCTGATGAGAGGCAGCAGGAGTGGCTGGAGAGGATGGAGGACCGTAGTGACCGGCGCTTTGAAATGATGCTGGAGGATGCTCGTGAGGCAAGGCGGCATGAGGCTGAAATAACTCAGCAACACATGGAGCAGTCTGCAAGCTTTAATCAGGCTTTCCTAGGCACACTCAGTCAGCTTGTGCAGGTGTTGAGTAGTCGCCGTGACCCTGTTCCACCATCCAGCCACTAG